Within Paenibacillus sp. RUD330, the genomic segment GAAGAGGTTGCCCGGGGACTGGGCTTGCGCTCCGGGCTGGTGAAGGGGCTGGGCCTCGCCATCGTCGTTGTGCTGGCCGGCTCAGCGGTGTCCGCCGTCGGCGCAGTCTCCTTCGTCGGGCTGCTCGTGCCGCATCTGGCGCGCAAGCTCGTCGGCGTCGATTACCGGTGGATCATCCCGACTTCGGCCGTGCTCGGAGCGCTGCTCGTCGTGCTGGCCGATCTGGCGGCAAGGACGGTCCATCCGCCCTTCGAGACGCCCATCGGAGCGATGATCTCGCTCATCGGCGTTCCCTTCTTCATCTATCTGGCCAACAAGGAAAGGAGGGAGCTGTAGACGATGGGCGCATTCATGTCGGAATCGGAGCGGCGCAAGCGCAGGAAAGCCTGGCTTGTCGCCGCCATCCTGAGCGCGGCGATCGCCGTTGTTTTTGTCGTCAGCATGAATACCGGGGTGATCCGGCTCTCTCCGATCGATGTGCTGCGGACGCTGGCCGGAGGCGGGACGGACCGCCAGCAGCTCATCCTGTTCGACTTCCGCCTGCCGCGGATCGTCATCTCCCTGCTGATCGGAGCCGGCCTGGCGGTATCCGGCGCCGTGCTTCAGGCGCTCTCGCGCAACGCGCTCGCGGATCCCGGAATCATCGGCATCAATTCGGGGGCGGGGCTGATCGTGCTGCTGTTCATCGCTTATTACCCGGCGCCGGCTGCAACTCCGGCCTACCTGCTGCCTCTGCTGGCTTGGGCGGGGGGAGGAGTCGCTGCTGCGCTCGTCTTCCTGCTGTCGTATCGAAGGCATAAGGGGCTGTCCTCGAACAGGCTCATCCTGAACGGCGTCGCCGTCAACTCCGGGTTCGCCGCAGTGACGATCGTCGTCTCCCTGCGGATCAACCCGGAGCAGTACCAGTTCGTCGCCACCTGGATGGCCGGCAGCATCTGGGGCAAGGATTGGAGCTACGTGCTGGCGCTGCTGCCGTTCATCGCGGTCCTCCTGCCCTATGTCTTGTTCAAGGCACGCACGCTCAATGTGCTCAACCTGGGCACTCCGATGGCAACCGGCCTCGGCGCGTTCGTGAGCCGTGAGCAGGCGCTGCTCCTGGCCGCGGCGGTCGGGCTGGCCGGATCCTGCGTCGCCGTCAGCGGCAGCATCGGATTTGTCGGCCTCATCGCCCCGCATCTGGCCCGCCGTCTTGTCGGGCAGCGCTACCAGGCTCTGCTCCCGGTAGCGGCTCTCTCCGGAGCGCTGCTCGTCATGGCTGCCGACACGATCGCCAAGGTGATCCTGCAGCCTGCGGAGATTCCGACCGGAATCATCGTGGCGGCCGTCGGCGCTCCGTATTTTCTGTATTTGCTGTATCGCTCGAAGTAGAGCTGTCCTTGCTTGGCTTAGCCTATAAGATCGCCCGCCGGAATGGTTCCGGCTTTTTTTTATGCCTTCGGGTTGTTTTCGCCTCGAAGCCGAATCTCCATCTCTATGATCAGGTATATAGGCTCAAATTTTTTCGATATATTAATATGTAAATATACAAAAATGATCAATTTGCGATAAATACATTAATAATTGGAATATATATCGACAATACATTACCTTGGTCCTATAATAAATTCATATTTGGAAAAATAAAACAGTGGGGGTTCTGAAATGCGCATTCGCTTGAAAAATGCAGCCGGCGGGGTTAAGGAAGCAAAAGTCGGATTCAGCTGGACGACCTTTTTCTTCGGCTTTTTCCCGGCTCTTTTCAGAGGAGATCTGAAGTGGGCTGTCATCATGTTCGTCGCATCGGCAGCAGTCGGCATTTTTACGTTGGGATTCGGCGCGTGGGTACCGGGAATTATCTTTTCGTTCATCTACAACAAAATGTATATTAAAGAGCTCCTGGAGAAGGGTTACCAGCCTGCGGATCAGCACTCTCAAACCGAACTGCAGACCAAAGGCATTATTGCGGCTTAATCCGCCTTTGGGGGATCGGCCGGCATCCTGAATGCCTGTATAGCAAAATATAAGGCTGATCCGGTCGGCAAATGGCCAAACAAGCCCTCGTTGAGTCCCCTGCTCTTGAGCAGCGGGGCTTTTTTTATAGAGAAAAAGGAAGCAGATTCTATCCGCGATGCATAAAAACAGCTGGCGCAGGAAATCATTTCGGTATCTTGTCTCAAAGAAAGGAGGACTTTCCATGAAAACCGCATTTTTGAAACTGATGGCGATCGCAGCCATCGCTTTGTTTGCCGTCCAGGGTCAAGGTAGCGCCAGCGCCGCCAAAGACCCGATTCCGATGCTGCAATCGCTGTCCCAGGTGTCGGACAATCAAATTCAGATCACCTATGATCGCAGCGTGGATGTCGTCAAAGGCATGCAGCCTTCCAACTACTGGGTCCAGAGCACGACGGACGCAGCGCCGAGCGGCATTGCGACGCTGGGCAAGGATGATAAAGTAATGCCCGACAATGCCTTGACGGGAAGCCAGGTTTCGATCAACCCGGTCGACGGCCAGAACAAAAGCTTCGTCCTGACCTTCAGCCAAGCCATCCCGAAGGGCCAGTCCTACAAGCTGATCATCTGCTTCGTGACGGTTCCCGGAGGCGCGCCTTACAGCGGAGATAACGGAATGGCCGTATTTACAGGAAAATAGCACGGAGGGAGCAGAGGCCGGTCGGCTGAAGGACGGATCTCTTCCCGTCGCCGCTTCCTATTTCCAGCAAAAGCCCTTGAATCGGCATTCAAGGGCTTTTTTCCATGTCCGCATCGGTTTTCGATTCCGAAGAATGGGCTGGTCCCGTCCATTTCAGGAATAATATCCCATCTTCCATCGTTGTTGACTTGCTTCTCTGCGAAATAGATAATTTAGAGATGTGCATTTGCCCGACTGGAACTTAATGAAAGCGAAGTGACGATAAATGTTTGCTGCGATCAATGGAACCCGCCTTTACTTCGATATCGAAGGCTCCGGTTATGTGCCGGCAGCCGAGCGCATGGTGCCGAGGCCCGTTCTGTTCGCGATCCATGGCGGCCCGGGCAGCGACCACTCCGACTTCAAGCCTTGGCTCACGCCCCTGGCGGAACAGCTGCAGATCGTCTATCTCGACCAGCGCTGCAACGGCCAATCCGAGCGCGTCGATCCGGCGACCTGCACGCTGGAGCAGCTCGCCGACGACATCGAGGCACTGCGTCTTTACCTCGGCTTCGGCAGGATTCATCTGCTCGGCCATTCATTCGGCGGCATGGTGGCTCAGGTGTACGCTGCGCGCTATCCGGATTCGCTTGAAAAGCTGATCCTGCTCTGCACGGCGCCGAGCAAGGAGTTCTATCCTGCCGCGCTGGATTACGCGAGCAAGGTTGCCACGCCGGAGCAGCTCGCGACGATTCCGGAGCTGTTCGAAGGGCGCATCGCCGATGACGAGCATCTGATCCGCTGGTGGGATGTATGCTACCCTCTGTACTTCCATGTCATGGACGAGAAAGTCATGTGGGAAACGGGGAATCGGCCGATCGGCTCGCTCGATGCGGCCAACTACACGTTCAAGCACTTCATTCCCTTGTACGATGTCCGTGACCAGCTGCCTCGGCTGCAGGTGCCGACGCTCATCGTCGGAGCTCGCTACGATTGGATTACCCCGCTGTCGCAGGCGGAGGAGATGCACCGGCTGATTCCTGGCTCGGAGCTGACGGTATTCGAACACAGCGGCCATATGCCGTTCATTGAAGAGCATGCGGAATTCATTGCCCGCTTGTCCGAATTCCTGGCCGCAGCAGCGGAGCGTCCATGAACGCTTTCGAGGAATGGCGCTCCTATCGGGAACGCTCCGTCGCCGGCTTCCAGGGAGATCTGAGCCTGGCCGCGATGCATGTCATCGCGGACATGACGGCTGTGGCAGGCTTGCCCGGCCTGTGGGCGCCCGCTCCGCAAGGCGGATTGATCCTGACGGCTTCGGAGCTGGACGGGATCTCGGTAGACGACGTGCCGGCGGAAGGCACGGTTCATCTGCGGCCGGATGTATCGGTCGTCCGCTTCTCCGGGAGCCTTGCCGCCCAGGCGACCAGCCAGCCGGGTTCGGACCATCTGCTTGCGGTCTGGGACTCCGAGGCGGAGGCGCTGCAGGACTACGAGGGCATCGACGCTTACCCGCATCGTTCCGACTGGATCGTAGAAGCGCGGTTCGACGAGGACGAGCCGGGTAGGGAAGTTTCCTTCGAGCATACGTCCGACGGCGCGGGCACCTCAAGGCGGCATCGGTCGCCGGGCGACATCCTGTTCGAGAGGGAAGGGACGGAGTACCGCCTTCGCCCGTTCGCTTCGGGGGATTCGCTGATCCTGGTGTTCGGGGACAAGACGAATGGAGAGGAAACCTACGGACGGGGACGCATGCTGATCGTTCCGGAAGCGGATGCACGAGGCAAGACGGCTCTCGATTTCAATCGCGCCTTCCTGCCGCCTTGCGCCTTCTCGCCGCATTTCAACTGCCCGCTGCCGCCGGCGGGCAACCGGCTGCCGTTCGCGGTGCCGGCGGGGGAGAAGCAGATCAGGCGCCAAGCCCATTCCTGAAGCTCCAAGATAGACCGGAGGCTCCTGCCCGGAGCCGTGCCGGTCTTCTCTGTTTGCGGCCTTGGTTAGCAATCCTTGGCAGATTCCTATTGGATCTGTCTGAGTTGTATCATAGTAGTCTTGTCATTCGACAACAGGATTCGACATTCGGATTGACAAAGCGATGCCTTTCGCTGGATACTTAAAAAAAATCATAGTGAATCAATCGGAATTAAGGAGCGTTATCATGCCTATCAAAGGAATCAAGAGATCCGCGTTCGCCCTTGTCCTTGCGGCCAGCCTCGCCGTCGTATCGGCTTGCAGCAATTCGAGCACGGGCAGCAGCGGAGACTCGCCGGAGCCGTCCGGCAGCATCAAGAAAACGGTCAATGTCGGCGTGACGTACGCCCCGAGCGGCATCAACCCGCTCGCCCCCGTCGGCCTGGTGTCGACCTACGTGGCCAGCCTCATGTTCCCGCCTCTCGTCGATCTGGACTCCGATCTGGAGTATAAGCCGATGCTCGCCGATTCCATTGAAACCGCCAACAATAAAACGTTTGTGATCAAGCTGAATCCGGGAGCGAAATGGACCGACGGAACTCCGGTGACGTCCGATGACGTCATCTTCACGCTTGGCCTGATGAGCAACGCGAAGGTCGCTTCCAATTACGCCTACATGTTCGCCATCGTAGAAGGCCTGGACGATTCCGGATACTTGCCGGAAGGCAGGACGGACATCGGGGGCGTGAAGAAGGTCGATGAGCATACGCTCACGATCACGACGAAGGCGCCGACGACCATCCGGATCTTCAAGGATACGATCGGCAAGAACCTGCTGACGCTGCCGCAGGCCGCGCTGAAGGACATCGCTCCGGAAGACATCAACAAGAGCGACTTCATGCAGAAGCCGGGCGTGACGAGCGGTCCGTTCAAGATCGCGAGCATCGACCGGGACCACTATGTCCAGATGACGGCCAACAAGGACTACTTCAAGGGCGCTCCCAAGCTGGAGCAGCTCAACTTCAAGGTGCTGCAGGGCACGGCTGTCGCCGCCCAGCTGCAGAGCGGCGAGATCGACATGAACATCCCGTCCGCAGGCGTCATTCCCGTGAGCGACTATGAGAAGGTCAAGGGATTGGGCAACGTGACGACGGTGGAGGGCCAGCCTCTGGCGACCCAGTTCATGTATATCAATGAGAAGGCCGTGCCGGACGCGAAGCAGCGCCAAGCCATCTCCTATGCGATGAACCGCGAGATGATCGTGGAGAAGCTGCTGCACGGTGCCGGGGAAGTCGTGGACGGCTTCTTCACAAGCTACAGCCCTTACAAGGACGGGAACGTCCAGCCGGCGGCCTACGATCCCGAGAAGGCGAAGAGCCTGCTGCAGGAATCCGGCTGGGATGCCGGCAAGACGCTGAGGATGTACGTCCTCTCCGGCGACGCCACGCTGGAGCAGGCGTCCAACATCATCGCCGAGAATCTGAAGGCTGCCGGCGTGAAGGTGCAAATCCAGATGATGGACCTGGCCACGCTGATCGACAAGCTGGTCAAGATGGATTACGATCTCGGCATCCTGACGGTGTCCCTGACTCCGATCAATCCGCTGCCCGATCTGGCCTACTTCCTCAATGAAGGCAATCCGAGCGGGTACAAGAATGCGGATGTCGAGAAGCTCATCGCTTCGATCGGAGCGGAAGTGGACGAGGCCAAGATCGCCGAATCGTACAGCAAGCTGCAGCAGCTCGTGGCGCAGGACGTGCCGATGCCTTCGATCTATGCCGCCAAGGCTCTCGGAGCTGTGAACAAGCGGGTATCAGGCGCCCAGCCGAAGGACTTCGGCATGTTCATCAACGTCAATGAATGGGACGTGAAATAGAGCCGCATGCCAAGCAGGGCGGATACGGAGAAGGACCGGGTCCTGACGGTCAGCCATCTCCGTACGGTATTTGACGCCGACCACGGCGCCGTCGTCAGCGTCGACGACGTCAGCTTCGGGCTGGACGCGGGAGAGACGCTGGCGATCGTCGGAGAGTCCGGCAGCGGCAAAAGCGTGACGGCCCTATCCATCATGAGGCTGCTCGGGAAGAGCGGCCGTGTCGAAAGCGGACAGATCCGGCTCGGCGACGCCGACCTGCTCGCCTGCGGCGACAAGGAGCTGGAGCGCATCCGGGGCAACCGGATCTCGATGATCTTCCAGGAGCCGATGACCTCGCTCAATCCGGTCTTCACGGTCGGCTACCAGCTGACCGAGGCGATCCGGCTGCATCTCCTGCCGGACAAGCGCAAGGCTCGCGCTTATGCGGTGGAAATGCTGCGGAAGGTGAAGCTGCCGCAGCCGGAGCGGATCATGGACGAGTATCCGTTCGCCCTCTCCGGGGGCATGCGGCAGCGGGTCATGATCGCGATGGCGCTCGCCTGCAAGCCGGAGGTGCTGATCGCGGACGAGCCGACGACGGCGCTCGATGTCACCGTGCAGGCGCAGATCATGAGGCTGGTGAAGGAGCTGTGCGCGGAGACGGGCACAGCCGTCATCCTGATCACCCATGATCTGGGCGTCGTGGCCGAGATGGCCGACCGGGTCGCGGTCATGTACGCCGGCCAGGTCGTCGAGGATACGGATGTGTTCACGCTGTTCGAGAGCCCGCAGCATCCCTACACGCAAGGGCTGCTTGGCTCCATCGCCCGGCTGGAGGCCGACGGGGATTCCCGGCTCGTCCCGATTCCGGGCACCGTGCCGTCCAGGTACGAGCAGGTCAAGGGCTGCCGGTTCCATGACCGCTGTCCGCTCGCGAGG encodes:
- a CDS encoding ABC transporter ATP-binding protein, which gives rise to MPSRADTEKDRVLTVSHLRTVFDADHGAVVSVDDVSFGLDAGETLAIVGESGSGKSVTALSIMRLLGKSGRVESGQIRLGDADLLACGDKELERIRGNRISMIFQEPMTSLNPVFTVGYQLTEAIRLHLLPDKRKARAYAVEMLRKVKLPQPERIMDEYPFALSGGMRQRVMIAMALACKPEVLIADEPTTALDVTVQAQIMRLVKELCAETGTAVILITHDLGVVAEMADRVAVMYAGQVVEDTDVFTLFESPQHPYTQGLLGSIARLEADGDSRLVPIPGTVPSRYEQVKGCRFHDRCPLARENCLDHAPPLLAVEDGHSARCWYGDEAGMKWRRERHG
- a CDS encoding DUF1684 domain-containing protein — protein: MNAFEEWRSYRERSVAGFQGDLSLAAMHVIADMTAVAGLPGLWAPAPQGGLILTASELDGISVDDVPAEGTVHLRPDVSVVRFSGSLAAQATSQPGSDHLLAVWDSEAEALQDYEGIDAYPHRSDWIVEARFDEDEPGREVSFEHTSDGAGTSRRHRSPGDILFEREGTEYRLRPFASGDSLILVFGDKTNGEETYGRGRMLIVPEADARGKTALDFNRAFLPPCAFSPHFNCPLPPAGNRLPFAVPAGEKQIRRQAHS
- a CDS encoding iron ABC transporter permease — its product is MGAFMSESERRKRRKAWLVAAILSAAIAVVFVVSMNTGVIRLSPIDVLRTLAGGGTDRQQLILFDFRLPRIVISLLIGAGLAVSGAVLQALSRNALADPGIIGINSGAGLIVLLFIAYYPAPAATPAYLLPLLAWAGGGVAAALVFLLSYRRHKGLSSNRLILNGVAVNSGFAAVTIVVSLRINPEQYQFVATWMAGSIWGKDWSYVLALLPFIAVLLPYVLFKARTLNVLNLGTPMATGLGAFVSREQALLLAAAVGLAGSCVAVSGSIGFVGLIAPHLARRLVGQRYQALLPVAALSGALLVMAADTIAKVILQPAEIPTGIIVAAVGAPYFLYLLYRSK
- a CDS encoding alpha/beta fold hydrolase, whose amino-acid sequence is MFAAINGTRLYFDIEGSGYVPAAERMVPRPVLFAIHGGPGSDHSDFKPWLTPLAEQLQIVYLDQRCNGQSERVDPATCTLEQLADDIEALRLYLGFGRIHLLGHSFGGMVAQVYAARYPDSLEKLILLCTAPSKEFYPAALDYASKVATPEQLATIPELFEGRIADDEHLIRWWDVCYPLYFHVMDEKVMWETGNRPIGSLDAANYTFKHFIPLYDVRDQLPRLQVPTLIVGARYDWITPLSQAEEMHRLIPGSELTVFEHSGHMPFIEEHAEFIARLSEFLAAAAERP
- a CDS encoding ABC transporter substrate-binding protein; amino-acid sequence: MPIKGIKRSAFALVLAASLAVVSACSNSSTGSSGDSPEPSGSIKKTVNVGVTYAPSGINPLAPVGLVSTYVASLMFPPLVDLDSDLEYKPMLADSIETANNKTFVIKLNPGAKWTDGTPVTSDDVIFTLGLMSNAKVASNYAYMFAIVEGLDDSGYLPEGRTDIGGVKKVDEHTLTITTKAPTTIRIFKDTIGKNLLTLPQAALKDIAPEDINKSDFMQKPGVTSGPFKIASIDRDHYVQMTANKDYFKGAPKLEQLNFKVLQGTAVAAQLQSGEIDMNIPSAGVIPVSDYEKVKGLGNVTTVEGQPLATQFMYINEKAVPDAKQRQAISYAMNREMIVEKLLHGAGEVVDGFFTSYSPYKDGNVQPAAYDPEKAKSLLQESGWDAGKTLRMYVLSGDATLEQASNIIAENLKAAGVKVQIQMMDLATLIDKLVKMDYDLGILTVSLTPINPLPDLAYFLNEGNPSGYKNADVEKLIASIGAEVDEAKIAESYSKLQQLVAQDVPMPSIYAAKALGAVNKRVSGAQPKDFGMFINVNEWDVK